A single region of the Rhizobium sp. NLR16a genome encodes:
- a CDS encoding amino acid ABC transporter permease, giving the protein MGYTFDFGAVFDRAPELLWGSLGTLGLAVVGMILALAIGIVGVAARTSKNKLVRAPVIAFVEIVRNTPFLVQIFFIYFALPLMGIRLNPTATAIIALGINGGAYAIEIIRGGVESVSKGQVEAGFALGLHKTDVFRLIVLKPALRAIYPSLTSQFVMLTLTTSVCTSIAAYELTSAAQRIESDTFRSFEVYFSVTAIYLLISSLMMGIFALISRSYFNYPTR; this is encoded by the coding sequence ATGGGTTATACGTTCGATTTTGGTGCGGTCTTCGACCGCGCCCCGGAATTGCTGTGGGGTTCGCTTGGAACGCTCGGTCTGGCGGTTGTCGGAATGATCCTTGCGCTCGCGATCGGTATTGTCGGCGTCGCTGCGAGAACGTCCAAGAACAAACTCGTTCGGGCTCCGGTGATTGCCTTTGTCGAGATTGTCCGAAACACACCGTTTCTGGTGCAGATATTCTTCATCTACTTCGCGCTTCCGCTCATGGGTATCCGTCTCAACCCCACCGCTACCGCCATCATCGCGCTGGGGATCAACGGGGGCGCCTATGCGATTGAGATCATACGAGGCGGCGTGGAAAGCGTGAGCAAGGGGCAGGTCGAGGCGGGCTTTGCGTTAGGCCTGCATAAAACCGATGTGTTCCGGCTGATCGTTCTGAAGCCGGCTCTCCGGGCGATCTATCCGTCCCTGACCAGCCAGTTCGTGATGCTGACCTTGACGACTTCGGTCTGCACTTCGATCGCCGCCTACGAGCTGACCTCGGCGGCGCAGCGAATCGAATCCGACACTTTCCGGAGTTTCGAGGTCTATTTCAGCGTGACCGCAATCTATCTGCTCATCTCGAGCCTGATGATGGGCATCTTCGCCCTTATCTCCCGTTCCTACTTCAACTACCCGACCCGATAG
- a CDS encoding amino acid ABC transporter permease gives MGPIGENELFFLLQGLKWTVLLAIIGFVGGGVFGILIALVRTSQNPVARYASSGYIALFQGTPLLMQLFVVYYGVALLGVDVNAWIAVAIAFTLHASAFLGEIWRGSIEAVPKGQTEAANALGLHYVSRMKDVVLPQALKISMPATIGFLVQLIKGTSLAAIVGFIELTRAGQIISNQTYRPLLVFGIVGMVYFIICWPLSHIGSGLEKRMAKAAR, from the coding sequence ATGGGTCCCATCGGTGAAAACGAGCTGTTCTTTCTCTTGCAGGGTCTGAAGTGGACTGTGCTGCTGGCCATCATCGGGTTTGTCGGAGGAGGTGTATTTGGAATCCTGATCGCTCTGGTGCGCACGTCGCAGAACCCTGTCGCACGCTACGCATCGTCGGGCTACATAGCGCTCTTCCAGGGCACGCCGCTCCTGATGCAGCTCTTCGTCGTCTACTACGGCGTCGCGCTATTGGGCGTCGACGTCAATGCATGGATCGCTGTGGCCATCGCGTTCACCCTCCATGCAAGCGCCTTCCTTGGCGAGATCTGGCGCGGCTCGATCGAGGCCGTTCCGAAGGGCCAGACCGAAGCCGCGAACGCACTGGGGCTGCATTACGTCTCCCGGATGAAGGACGTTGTCCTGCCGCAGGCGCTGAAGATTTCGATGCCTGCAACCATCGGATTTCTCGTTCAGCTGATCAAGGGCACATCGCTCGCAGCAATCGTCGGCTTTATCGAGCTTACCCGTGCCGGACAGATCATTTCAAACCAGACCTACCGTCCACTGCTCGTCTTTGGGATCGTCGGAATGGTCTACTTCATTATTTGTTGGCCTCTTTCCCACATCGGGAGCGGCCTCGAAAAACGGATGGCGAAAGCTGCCCGGTAA
- a CDS encoding transporter substrate-binding domain-containing protein, with translation MHSNRRQFLGMALATAAFVTVGAAAASAATVEEIKAKGTIVVGIQGDNAPWGFVNTSGKQDGFDADVATLFARELGVKVQFQPLAVANRIPALTTGKVDILFATMAMTEERAKSIQYSKPYAANTISLYAAKADTAKTPADVAGWEIGVPKSSSQDKAITDAVGSTATVRRFDDDASTIQALVSGQVKAVGGNMFYGQRLDAASPGTYERKIDFLTTYNGVGTRLGEKDWNEAVNAFLDKIKANGELAAITKKWMKIDLPTFPESIPNIPFTVK, from the coding sequence ATGCATAGCAATCGCAGACAATTTCTTGGAATGGCCCTGGCTACGGCCGCCTTCGTCACGGTGGGCGCAGCTGCGGCTTCCGCGGCGACCGTCGAGGAGATAAAGGCCAAGGGCACGATCGTCGTCGGCATTCAGGGCGACAACGCGCCATGGGGCTTCGTCAACACGAGCGGCAAGCAGGACGGGTTCGATGCCGATGTCGCGACACTTTTCGCCAGGGAACTCGGAGTTAAAGTCCAGTTCCAACCGCTTGCCGTCGCCAACCGCATTCCGGCCCTGACCACCGGCAAGGTCGACATCCTGTTCGCCACGATGGCAATGACGGAAGAGCGCGCAAAATCGATCCAGTACAGCAAGCCATACGCGGCGAACACGATCTCGCTTTATGCGGCAAAGGCCGACACCGCGAAAACGCCTGCCGATGTTGCTGGGTGGGAAATCGGCGTGCCGAAGTCCAGCTCGCAGGACAAGGCCATTACCGACGCTGTGGGATCGACGGCGACCGTCCGCCGCTTCGACGACGACGCTTCAACCATTCAGGCGCTGGTCTCCGGACAGGTCAAGGCCGTCGGAGGCAACATGTTCTACGGACAGCGGCTGGATGCCGCCAGCCCAGGCACCTACGAGCGGAAGATCGACTTCCTGACGACTTACAATGGCGTCGGAACGCGACTGGGCGAGAAGGACTGGAACGAGGCCGTCAATGCCTTCCTCGACAAGATCAAGGCTAATGGCGAACTTGCAGCCATCACCAAGAAGTGGATGAAGATCGATCTGCCGACGTTCCCGGAATCCATTCCCAACATCCCGTTCACCGTCAAGTAA
- a CDS encoding amino acid ABC transporter ATP-binding protein: protein MEGAVLSSANDQPTLISLEKVEKWYGSFHALKNISLSVRKGEKIVLCGPSGSGKSTLIRCINALELIQEGRIVVEGQLLDGTSKAVDAIRREVGMVFQNFNLFPHMTVLQNCALAPMRVRGTSRADAERLARKYLERVRILDQAEKYPAQLSGGQQQRVAIARALCMEPKAMLFDEPTSALDPEMVKEVLDTMIGLARDGMTMICVTHEMGFARQVADRVIFMASGEIVEEAEPEVFFKSPKHERTKAFLGEILAHH, encoded by the coding sequence ATGGAGGGCGCCGTGCTCAGTTCCGCTAACGACCAGCCGACATTGATATCGCTTGAAAAAGTGGAGAAGTGGTACGGCTCCTTCCATGCGCTGAAAAACATCAGCCTGTCGGTTCGCAAAGGCGAGAAGATCGTCCTCTGCGGGCCTTCGGGTTCCGGCAAGTCGACGTTGATCCGCTGCATCAACGCCCTCGAGCTAATTCAGGAGGGCAGGATCGTCGTCGAGGGGCAGTTGCTCGACGGCACCAGCAAGGCGGTTGATGCCATTCGGCGCGAAGTCGGGATGGTGTTCCAGAACTTCAATTTGTTCCCGCACATGACCGTTCTGCAGAACTGCGCGCTCGCGCCCATGAGGGTCCGCGGAACGAGCCGCGCTGACGCCGAGCGACTGGCGAGAAAATACCTCGAACGGGTTCGAATCCTTGATCAGGCGGAGAAGTATCCCGCGCAGCTCAGCGGAGGGCAGCAGCAGCGTGTCGCTATTGCCAGGGCCCTTTGCATGGAACCCAAGGCGATGCTGTTCGACGAACCGACATCTGCGCTCGATCCGGAAATGGTCAAGGAAGTGCTGGACACGATGATCGGACTGGCACGCGACGGCATGACCATGATCTGCGTCACCCATGAAATGGGCTTCGCCCGCCAGGTTGCAGACAGGGTCATCTTCATGGCTTCCGGCGAGATCGTAGAGGAGGCCGAGCCCGAGGTCTTCTTCAAGTCTCCGAAGCATGAGCGCACCAAGGCTTTCCTTGGCGAGATCCTCGCACATCACTGA
- a CDS encoding shikimate dehydrogenase codes for MNNKKFLVGLIGADIQMSKSPALHETEARHLGLDYHYELFDFAERGLTASALPELLAELEDRGFAGSNITHPCKQTVIAHLTSLSEDAEMLGAVNTVVLRDGERIGHNTDWYGFYKNFERGMAGVAKTHAILLGAGGAGVAVAHAAIKLGIGMLSIFDQDAHRAATLADQLNRRFSRTCAQPIRDVGAVLASADGLIHATPTGMRSHPGLPIEPEWLHPRHWVADIVYMPLVTELLALAEKKGCRTLPGGGMTVFQAAAAFELFTGVKPDAERMSRHFEELCRATA; via the coding sequence ATGAATAACAAAAAATTTCTCGTCGGTCTCATCGGGGCCGACATCCAAATGTCGAAGTCTCCCGCACTGCACGAAACCGAGGCGCGGCACCTGGGGCTGGATTACCATTACGAACTCTTCGATTTCGCCGAACGCGGTCTAACCGCTTCTGCGCTGCCTGAATTGCTCGCCGAACTTGAGGACCGCGGCTTCGCTGGAAGCAACATCACGCACCCGTGCAAGCAGACGGTCATCGCTCATCTCACAAGCCTATCCGAGGACGCCGAGATGCTCGGAGCAGTCAACACGGTCGTGCTTCGGGACGGAGAGCGGATCGGGCACAATACGGACTGGTATGGATTCTACAAGAATTTCGAGCGCGGTATGGCTGGTGTCGCCAAAACTCACGCCATCCTGCTCGGGGCAGGCGGCGCAGGGGTCGCCGTCGCGCATGCGGCAATCAAGCTCGGCATCGGGATGCTCTCGATCTTCGACCAGGACGCACATCGCGCCGCCACACTTGCCGATCAGCTCAACCGACGCTTTTCAAGAACCTGCGCCCAACCGATCAGAGACGTCGGTGCGGTGCTCGCTTCGGCCGACGGGCTGATTCACGCTACGCCGACGGGCATGCGAAGTCATCCGGGTCTCCCGATCGAACCGGAATGGCTTCACCCACGTCACTGGGTCGCCGATATCGTCTACATGCCACTTGTGACCGAACTTCTGGCTCTGGCAGAGAAGAAGGGGTGCAGGACCTTGCCGGGAGGCGGCATGACGGTGTTCCAGGCGGCGGCGGCCTTTGAACTGTTCACGGGTGTAAAACCGGATGCGGAGCGCATGTCGCGCCACTTCGAAGAATTGTGTAGAGCTACAGCCTGA
- a CDS encoding 5-carboxymethyl-2-hydroxymuconate Delta-isomerase: MPHIIIDYSQGAAERVAIDELTRAVHHRVRDGGLVKPTAVRTFAREATFSCVGDEHPENHFIQIIVRMAPGRPAETKRELLKSVLEAARAVAAPALQAGRLGLRADLYESDPNFAFQEIAFA, from the coding sequence TTGCCGCACATCATTATCGACTATAGCCAGGGTGCTGCCGAACGGGTGGCGATCGATGAATTGACCAGAGCGGTCCACCACCGGGTGCGAGACGGAGGCCTGGTGAAGCCCACTGCCGTGCGGACCTTCGCCAGGGAGGCGACCTTCTCCTGCGTCGGCGACGAGCATCCGGAAAATCACTTCATCCAGATAATCGTGCGCATGGCGCCTGGCCGGCCGGCAGAAACCAAGCGGGAATTGTTGAAGTCGGTCCTCGAAGCTGCGCGCGCTGTCGCAGCTCCCGCGCTGCAAGCAGGCCGGCTGGGGCTGCGGGCCGATCTTTACGAATCCGATCCGAATTTCGCATTCCAGGAAATAGCGTTCGCCTGA
- the aroQ gene encoding type II 3-dehydroquinate dehydratase — protein MSLIYVLNGPNLNLLGKRQPHIYGHETLAGVEADCRKLASELGHEIRFHQSNREYEIIDWIHEAREDGAGIVINPAAFTHTSLAILDALNTFEGPVIEIHISNMYKRESFRHHSFVSHRADGIITGLGTEGYQLGIRRVATMLTATTKD, from the coding sequence ATGAGCCTGATCTACGTTCTTAATGGCCCAAACCTCAATTTGCTCGGCAAACGTCAGCCTCACATCTATGGTCACGAGACGCTGGCCGGTGTCGAGGCAGACTGCCGGAAACTGGCCTCGGAACTCGGCCACGAGATCCGTTTCCACCAGAGCAACCGTGAATACGAAATCATCGACTGGATCCACGAAGCGCGCGAAGACGGAGCCGGTATCGTCATCAATCCGGCCGCATTCACCCACACGTCGCTTGCGATACTCGATGCCTTGAACACGTTCGAAGGTCCAGTCATCGAAATCCATATCTCCAACATGTATAAGCGCGAAAGCTTCCGTCATCATTCCTTCGTTTCCCACCGCGCCGACGGCATCATCACCGGTCTTGGTACGGAGGGCTATCAGCTCGGAATCCGGCGCGTCGCGACGATGCTCACGGCAACGACGAAGGACTGA
- a CDS encoding Gfo/Idh/MocA family oxidoreductase produces the protein MTPPVKLAVLGAGLIGKRHIKHVLDEPMAELVAIVDPSPVGEAIASEVGAKWFSTFAEMVAAARPDGVIIATPNQIHVRNGFEAVEAGIPALIEKPIVDDIAAGERLVEMAEAKGVPLLTGHHRRHNPMMQKAKQVIESGKLGRILIVNAMFWLFKPEEYFDTSWRRERGAGPVFLNLIHDIDNLRYLFGDITAVQALESNAVRGNAVEETAVILIEFKNGILGTASVSDSVVAPWSWEMTTGENPAYPKTEEACYMIGGTHGSLSVPSLNMWSNPGSRGWTEPFECHRAKIENQDPLVLQIRQLCRVIRGEEAPLVSGREGLETLKVIDAVKRSAAAGKRISLT, from the coding sequence ATGACTCCTCCGGTCAAACTGGCGGTCCTCGGCGCGGGGCTTATCGGGAAGCGCCACATCAAACACGTGCTGGACGAACCGATGGCGGAGCTTGTCGCTATCGTCGACCCGAGCCCGGTTGGAGAGGCGATCGCCAGCGAGGTCGGCGCCAAATGGTTTTCGACCTTCGCTGAGATGGTCGCCGCAGCGCGCCCTGACGGCGTCATCATTGCGACACCCAACCAGATCCACGTCAGAAACGGTTTTGAAGCCGTAGAAGCCGGCATCCCGGCATTGATCGAGAAGCCAATCGTCGACGATATTGCCGCTGGCGAGAGGCTCGTTGAGATGGCCGAGGCCAAAGGGGTTCCGCTGCTGACCGGGCATCATCGCCGACATAATCCGATGATGCAAAAAGCTAAACAGGTTATCGAAAGCGGAAAGCTCGGGCGAATACTGATCGTGAATGCCATGTTCTGGCTATTCAAACCGGAGGAATACTTCGACACTTCCTGGCGGCGCGAACGCGGCGCGGGACCAGTCTTTCTCAATCTGATCCACGACATCGACAACCTCCGCTATTTATTCGGGGATATCACGGCGGTCCAGGCGCTCGAATCCAACGCAGTTCGCGGAAACGCCGTTGAGGAGACCGCAGTGATCCTGATCGAGTTCAAAAACGGAATTCTCGGCACTGCTTCCGTTTCGGATTCGGTCGTCGCGCCATGGAGTTGGGAGATGACGACCGGCGAAAACCCCGCCTATCCTAAAACTGAGGAGGCCTGCTACATGATCGGCGGCACGCACGGGTCGCTGTCGGTGCCGTCACTCAACATGTGGAGCAATCCCGGCAGCAGGGGCTGGACGGAACCGTTCGAATGTCATCGCGCCAAAATCGAAAACCAGGATCCGCTGGTCCTGCAGATACGCCAGCTTTGCAGGGTCATTAGAGGGGAAGAAGCGCCGCTGGTCAGCGGACGTGAGGGACTAGAAACCTTAAAGGTTATCGACGCCGTGAAGCGATCCGCCGCAGCGGGCAAGCGAATCAGCCTGACCTAA
- a CDS encoding BolA family transcriptional regulator has translation MAMKPGDIEDMIKAGIPGARVTIRDLAGDGDHYAAEVVAEAFRGKSRVQQHQMVYEALKGNMGGLLHALALQTSAPD, from the coding sequence ATGGCCATGAAACCCGGCGATATCGAAGACATGATCAAGGCTGGGATTCCCGGTGCCAGGGTGACGATCCGCGATCTCGCGGGCGACGGCGATCACTACGCCGCCGAAGTCGTCGCCGAAGCCTTCCGCGGCAAGAGCCGCGTGCAGCAGCACCAGATGGTCTACGAGGCGCTGAAGGGCAACATGGGCGGCCTATTGCACGCTCTCGCTCTGCAGACATCCGCGCCGGATTGA
- the purL gene encoding phosphoribosylformylglycinamidine synthase subunit PurL — translation MTIPNTIPITPDLIANHGLKPDEYQRILDLIGREPTFTELGIFSAMWNEHCSYKSSKKWLRTLPTKGPRVIQGPGENAGVVDIDDGDCVVFKMESHNHPSYIEPYQGAATGVGGILRDVFTMGARPIAAMNALRFGEPDHPKTRHLVSGVVSGVGGYGNSFGVPTVGGEVEFDARYNGNILVNAFAAGIAKSNAIFLSEAKGVGLPVVYLGAKTGRDGVGGATMASAEFDESIEEKRPTVQVGDPFTEKCLLEACLELMKTGAVIAIQDMGAAGLTCSAVEMGAKGDLGILLELDKVPVREERMTAYEMMLSESQERMLMVLQPEKEEQAKAIFVKWGLDFAIVGRTTDDLRFRVMHQGEEVANLPIKDLGDQAPEYDRPWRESGKPAPLPANLVAAPKDYGQALLQLVGSANQSSRRWVYEQYDTLIQGNSLQLPGGDAGVVRVDGHKSKALAFSSDVTPRYVEADPFEGGKQAVAECWRNITATGAEPLAATDNLNFGNPEKPEIMGQFVQAVKGIGEACRALDFPIVSGNVSLYNETNGVAILPTPTIAGVGLLPDWRKMVRIGSANDGDKVIMIGVDGSHLGQSVYLRDLLSSREGPAPEVDLFAERRNGDFVRSVIRNGQATACHDISSGGLAVALAEMAMASNKGMKIDLGEGKGAAHALLFGEDQARYVLAVPADVADFVCVNAEGAGVPFRRLGTVGGDALDVGDLISLPIQQLRDAHESWFPDFMEGRGELAAE, via the coding sequence ATGACCATTCCAAACACCATCCCGATCACGCCGGACCTCATTGCAAACCACGGCCTGAAGCCGGATGAGTATCAGCGCATTCTGGATCTGATCGGCCGCGAGCCGACCTTCACCGAACTCGGCATCTTCTCGGCCATGTGGAACGAGCACTGCTCCTACAAATCCTCGAAGAAATGGCTGCGGACACTGCCGACCAAGGGGCCGCGCGTCATCCAGGGGCCCGGCGAGAATGCCGGCGTCGTCGATATCGATGACGGCGATTGCGTGGTTTTCAAGATGGAGAGCCACAATCACCCCTCCTACATCGAACCGTATCAGGGTGCTGCGACCGGCGTCGGCGGCATCCTTCGCGACGTCTTCACCATGGGCGCGCGGCCGATCGCCGCGATGAACGCGCTGCGCTTCGGTGAGCCGGATCATCCCAAGACCCGCCATCTCGTCTCCGGTGTCGTCTCCGGCGTCGGCGGCTACGGTAATTCCTTCGGCGTTCCCACCGTCGGCGGCGAAGTCGAGTTCGATGCGCGTTATAACGGCAACATCTTGGTCAACGCCTTTGCCGCCGGCATCGCGAAATCGAATGCCATCTTCCTGTCTGAAGCCAAGGGCGTCGGCCTTCCGGTCGTCTATCTCGGCGCCAAGACCGGCCGCGACGGCGTCGGCGGCGCGACGATGGCCTCGGCTGAATTTGACGAATCGATCGAGGAGAAGCGCCCGACGGTTCAGGTCGGCGATCCCTTCACCGAAAAATGCCTGCTCGAAGCCTGCCTCGAACTGATGAAGACCGGCGCCGTCATCGCTATCCAGGATATGGGTGCGGCCGGCCTCACCTGCTCGGCCGTCGAAATGGGCGCCAAGGGCGATCTGGGTATTCTTCTGGAACTCGACAAGGTGCCGGTCCGTGAAGAGCGGATGACCGCCTACGAGATGATGCTGTCGGAAAGCCAGGAGCGCATGCTCATGGTGCTGCAGCCGGAGAAGGAAGAGCAAGCCAAGGCGATCTTCGTCAAATGGGGCCTCGATTTCGCCATCGTCGGCAGGACCACCGACGACCTGCGCTTCCGCGTCATGCACCAGGGCGAAGAAGTCGCCAACCTGCCGATCAAGGATCTCGGCGACCAGGCGCCGGAATATGATCGCCCCTGGCGCGAATCCGGCAAGCCTGCGCCCCTGCCCGCCAATCTCGTCGCCGCCCCCAAGGATTACGGCCAGGCGCTGCTCCAGCTCGTCGGCTCCGCCAATCAGTCGAGCCGCCGCTGGGTTTACGAACAGTATGACACGCTGATCCAGGGCAATTCGCTGCAGCTCCCCGGCGGCGACGCCGGCGTCGTGCGCGTCGATGGCCACAAGAGCAAGGCGCTCGCCTTCTCCTCCGACGTGACGCCGCGTTATGTCGAGGCCGATCCGTTCGAGGGAGGCAAGCAGGCGGTCGCCGAATGCTGGCGCAACATCACCGCGACGGGCGCCGAGCCGCTTGCCGCCACCGACAATCTCAACTTCGGCAACCCCGAAAAGCCTGAGATCATGGGCCAGTTCGTTCAGGCGGTGAAGGGCATCGGCGAAGCATGCCGGGCGCTCGATTTCCCGATCGTCTCCGGCAACGTCTCGCTCTACAACGAGACCAATGGCGTCGCCATCCTGCCGACCCCGACGATTGCAGGCGTCGGCCTGCTGCCGGACTGGCGCAAGATGGTCCGCATCGGCAGCGCCAATGACGGCGACAAGGTGATCATGATCGGCGTGGACGGCAGCCATCTCGGTCAGTCCGTCTATCTCAGGGACCTGCTCTCCAGCCGTGAAGGGCCGGCGCCGGAAGTCGATCTCTTCGCCGAGCGCCGCAACGGCGATTTCGTCCGCTCCGTCATCCGCAACGGCCAGGCGACCGCCTGCCACGACATTTCCTCGGGCGGCCTGGCCGTCGCGCTCGCCGAAATGGCCATGGCCTCGAACAAGGGCATGAAGATCGATCTGGGCGAAGGCAAGGGTGCTGCGCATGCGCTGCTCTTCGGCGAAGACCAGGCCCGTTACGTGCTGGCTGTGCCGGCCGATGTTGCCGATTTCGTCTGCGTCAATGCGGAAGGTGCCGGCGTTCCCTTCCGTCGCCTCGGCACGGTCGGTGGAGATGCACTTGATGTCGGCGATCTTATTTCACTGCCGATTCAGCAATTGCGCGATGCCCATGAATCGTGGTTCCCTGATTTCATGGAAGGCCGCGGCGAACTTGCCGCGGAATGA
- a CDS encoding acyloxyacyl hydrolase, with amino-acid sequence MRVEFGRIALRFLGLASVAVVAAASMVGSANASEQIFDELRFGASASVQSGRAGEDGVFPEITALFDPFGYEGAVGWQQQLLHPRVHLGTSIGTSGEATQFFTGFTWTVDLNEKLFAETGFGGVIHTGELDDNDDGPELGCRVLFHEYVGAGYRFTRNWNVMAQIAHSSHANLCDGPNDGMTRAGIQIGYKF; translated from the coding sequence ATGAGGGTCGAGTTCGGAAGGATCGCGTTACGCTTCTTGGGGCTGGCATCCGTGGCAGTCGTAGCCGCCGCCTCGATGGTGGGTTCGGCCAATGCCAGCGAGCAGATATTCGATGAATTGCGTTTCGGGGCTTCCGCCTCGGTGCAATCGGGTCGGGCCGGGGAAGATGGCGTCTTTCCGGAGATTACCGCTCTCTTCGATCCTTTCGGATATGAGGGGGCTGTCGGCTGGCAACAACAGCTGCTGCATCCCCGCGTCCATCTTGGGACCTCCATCGGCACCTCGGGTGAAGCAACGCAATTCTTCACGGGCTTCACCTGGACGGTCGATCTCAACGAAAAGCTCTTTGCCGAAACCGGATTCGGCGGCGTCATCCACACCGGCGAGCTGGACGACAATGATGACGGCCCGGAACTCGGCTGTCGCGTTCTGTTCCACGAATATGTCGGCGCCGGTTACCGTTTCACCCGCAATTGGAACGTGATGGCCCAGATCGCCCACTCCTCTCATGCCAATCTCTGCGACGGCCCGAACGACGGCATGACGCGCGCCGGCATCCAGATCGGCTACAAGTTCTGA
- a CDS encoding PLP-dependent aminotransferase family protein yields MTNWLPDLSRGSGPVYLRLADSIESAIASGALPAGSKLPPQRNLAYDIGVTIGTIGRAYALVHERGLVAGEVGRGTYVLNRAETPPGEQADPVAVSLGGTRFQDAPADKIRFDTTAAPDLGQGKIISAILAEIGEQHLTEISSYSRSFPRNWFEAGRRWLARSGWTPEVENIVPTLGAHAAAVAVIAAVSAPGDKIVFENLTYTQVSRSARLLGRRTVTVASDEFGVIPDDFERLCQQQHPKIAFLMPTVHNPTVTIMPHERRAAIAAIARKHSVWLIEDDLYGGMADDETPLIASLAPDRTFLVNGLSKSVAAGVRGGWVACPPHFAQRIKVTHRMVTGGLPFILAETCARLVESGRAHDIRKEVIGELSRRAHLAREHLQGFDFASHPHAPFLWLKLPEPWMSGTFKNAAFRDGVLVDDEDEFKAARGEKTYYRIRIGFSSPKTGQELTAGLMILRRLLENGGSAYDGEI; encoded by the coding sequence GCATCGAATCCGCCATTGCGAGCGGCGCCCTGCCCGCCGGCAGCAAACTGCCGCCGCAGCGCAATCTTGCCTATGATATCGGCGTGACGATCGGCACGATCGGCCGCGCCTATGCGCTGGTGCACGAGCGCGGCCTGGTTGCCGGCGAGGTTGGCCGCGGCACCTATGTGCTGAACCGCGCCGAGACGCCGCCCGGTGAACAAGCCGATCCAGTGGCAGTCTCGCTCGGCGGCACTCGCTTTCAGGACGCGCCTGCCGACAAGATCCGTTTCGATACGACAGCCGCCCCCGACCTCGGCCAGGGCAAGATCATCTCAGCCATCCTCGCCGAGATCGGCGAACAGCATCTCACCGAGATTTCCTCCTATTCCCGAAGTTTTCCGCGCAACTGGTTCGAGGCGGGCCGCCGCTGGCTTGCCCGCAGCGGCTGGACGCCGGAAGTCGAAAACATCGTGCCGACGCTCGGCGCCCATGCCGCGGCGGTCGCCGTTATTGCCGCTGTCTCGGCGCCGGGCGACAAGATCGTTTTCGAAAATCTGACCTACACCCAGGTCAGCCGCAGCGCCCGCCTTCTCGGCCGCCGCACGGTAACGGTCGCATCCGACGAATTCGGCGTCATTCCCGATGATTTCGAACGGCTCTGCCAGCAGCAGCATCCGAAGATCGCCTTCCTGATGCCGACTGTCCACAATCCGACAGTGACGATCATGCCCCATGAGCGGCGCGCGGCAATTGCCGCAATCGCCCGAAAGCACAGCGTCTGGCTGATCGAGGACGACCTCTACGGCGGCATGGCCGACGATGAGACGCCGCTCATCGCCTCCCTTGCGCCCGACCGCACCTTTCTGGTCAACGGCCTGTCGAAATCAGTCGCCGCCGGTGTGCGCGGCGGCTGGGTCGCCTGCCCGCCGCATTTTGCCCAGCGCATCAAGGTGACGCACAGGATGGTCACTGGCGGCTTGCCTTTCATCCTGGCAGAGACCTGTGCCCGCCTGGTCGAAAGCGGCCGGGCGCACGACATCCGCAAGGAGGTTATCGGGGAACTCTCCCGGCGCGCCCATCTCGCCCGCGAACATCTGCAGGGTTTCGACTTCGCGTCGCATCCGCATGCGCCTTTCCTCTGGCTGAAATTGCCGGAGCCCTGGATGTCCGGCACCTTCAAGAATGCCGCCTTTCGCGACGGCGTGCTGGTCGATGACGAAGACGAGTTCAAGGCGGCCCGCGGCGAGAAAACCTACTACCGCATTCGCATCGGTTTCTCCTCACCCAAAACAGGCCAGGAATTGACCGCAGGCCTGATGATCCTGCGCCGGCTGCTGGAAAATGGCGGTTCCGCCTATGACGGCGAAATATGA